A single window of Tamandua tetradactyla isolate mTamTet1 chromosome 25, mTamTet1.pri, whole genome shotgun sequence DNA harbors:
- the BPHL gene encoding serine hydrolase BPHL isoform X1 — translation MESLGARAPARLRAILSVLTPLNSRVYVPWAEPSAANGTSVTSAKVDVNGVCLHYQQTGEGDHTVLLLPGMLGSGDTDFGPQIKNLNKKLFTVVAWDPRGYGHSRPPHRDFPVDYFERDAKDAVDLMRALKFKRFSLLGWSDGGVTALIAAAKYPSYIKKLVVWGANAYVTDEDEMIYQGIRDISKWSERTRKPLETLYGHDYFAQMFEQWVETMRKFKDLPNGNICRHFLPLIQCPTLIVHGEKDPLTPRFHADFIHKHVKGSRLHLMPQGKHNLHLRFADEFNQLVEDFLL, via the exons ATGGAGTCGCTGGGCGCACGGGCTCCGGCGCGGCTACGGGCTATCCTCTCGGTGCTGACGCCCCTGAATTCCCGGGTGTACGTCCCCTGGGCGGAGCCCTCTGCCGCCAATGG cacCTCAGTGACTTCAGCTAAAGTGGATGtgaatggtgtttgcctgcattACCAGCAGACTGGAGAAGGAGATCACACAGTCCTGCTACTTCCAGGAATGTTAG GAAGTGGAGACACTGATTTTGGACCACAGATTAAGAACCTGAATAAGAAGCTCTTCACGGTGGTCGCCTGGGACCCTCGAGGATATGGCCACTCCAGACCCCCGCATCGAGACTTTCCAGTGGACTATTTTGAAAGGGATGCAAAAGATGCTGTTGATTTGATGAGA GCACTGAAGTTTAAGCGGTTCTCCCTGCTGGGATGGAGTGATGGTGGGGTCACTGCACTCATTGCAGCTGCGAAATACCCATCTTACATCAAGAAATTGGTGGTCTGGGGAGCCAATGCTTATGTGACTGATGAAGACGAAATGATTTATCAGG GAATCCGAGATATTTCTAAATGGAGTGAGAGGACAAGAAAACCTCTGGAAACCCTATATGGGCATGACTACTTTGCCCAGATGTTTGAGCAATGGGTGGAAACCATGCGGAAATTTAAAGACCTACCAAATG GTAATATTTGCCGTCACTTTTTGCCCCTTATTCAGTGCCCTACTCTGATTGTGCATGGTGAGAAGGATCCTCTGACGCCACGTTTCCATGCTGACTTCATTCATAAGCATGTTAAAGGGTCACG